TAATTGAAACCAGCGGCAATGCTCTGCCTCTCCACCAAGATTTTCAGCTACAAACGCTTCATATTCTATCATGCCAAATGATAATAAATAGTTTGCAAGTTTGTTTGGTGTATTTTCAACATCCGTTAAAATCGCAACCTTCTCCTTGCAGTCGATTCGCTGAGCGAGCCCCTTCATGCTTCGCCCATGCACACTCGTCAAATAAGCATCGTGCCATCTCTCGCCCATTCTGGCAAACGCAAGCTGAATCGAGCTGACAGCCGGGTAAATCTCGATCGGCACCTTGCTTGCTAGGAAACTGCCAATCCCGTAAAATAACGGATCTCCAGAAGCTAGAATCACAACATTTCGCTCCTCGGTTTGCAATCTTTCAACTAATGAGGTTAATCCTCCCTCAATCGCGACCTTTTCCCCACGTAGTCTGGAAAAAAGCTAAGATGCCGTTTTCCACCAATTAACACATCACTTTGATCAATCCAATTTTCATAGAGCGGCATTAGCCCTTGCTTGCCATCATCGCCGATTCCAATCATCTTCATTGATTTCCCCACTGCGGACCGCCTCCCCTAAAAATTCTCCCTTAAGTGTATATAGCGTCATGCTCACTTCGATTCCACCGCCAACCTCTTTTAATGCCTCACTACAGCAATACTCGCACAGCTTTGCAAAAAAAGAATGAATTTCAGCAGCAACCATCATATCGCCAACCTGTGAAGCGGTATTGGCTCCAATGATTTTTTCATAATACTCCACTGGCGCCCCTGCTTCCGCTGCAATTTTTGCTAAAAAAGAAAAATCAACCTCTGCACTTTTCGAGTGAACCATCATTACACCTTGGGCAACCTTTGAAAATTTCCCCATCATCCCAACCATTGAAACACGTTTTAAGCCAACCCGTTTACACTGTTTTAGTGTAAACCCAACAAAATCACCCATCTCAATAAATGCCTCTTCAGGAAGGTGAGGGTACTTCTGCATCGCATACTTTTCGCTACGCCCACCTGTTGTGATGACGACATGCTCGCATCCACTGGCCCGTGCGACATTCAACGCTTGGACGATGCTTGCTTTATAGGCTGACGTCGAAAATGGGACGACAATTCCACGCGTCCCTAAAATCGAAATTCCACCCAATATCCCTAAGCGGCCATTCAGTGTTTTTTTCGCAATTTCCACACCATCTGGTACAGAAATCACGATTTGCACACCTTTTTCAATGGCAAACTCCTGAAGCACTTGTTCTGCGGTTTCCGCAATCTTTTGCCGTGGTACAGGATTGATGGCCGCTTCGCCTACCTGAATGGGCAGACCCTCTTTCGTCACTCGACCAACGCCAATCCCACCATCCAAGCTAATTCCAGGTTGGTTGGTCCACGTAACCGTTGCAATGATTTCAGCACCGTGTGTGGCATCGGGATCATCGCCGCCGTCTTTAATCACAGTTGCCGAGACCTTTTCATTGGCGCTGATTTCACAGCCTTCAATTTGAAAGGTTGCGAATCGGCCAACAGGTAGATAAATTGTTGTTTCTGTTTGCGGCTCGTTTGTGATTAATGCTATAAGCGCTGCTTTTGTCGCCGCAGTCGCACAGGCTCCAGTCGTATATCCTTGTCTTAATTTTTTCTGCTGAGGTTTCTCTTGAACTTCGGTCATCGCTTTCGTTGATTCCTCGCTTAGTTCTTTTTTGTTAGATTTGTCTGTTGATTTCCGATGCTCCCGTAGGAGTCTCGTGCCTTCCACTCCAATCAACAGATCACTCAAAAATCAACAACGTTCTTTAACACAGCCATTTATAAAAAATTACTATCTTTGTTCTGCTAATAATGTTAGGGCGTTTAGTGCGGCTACGGTTACGGTGCTTCCGCCTTTTCTGCCAATATTAGTGATAAACGGAATATCGAGTTT
The DNA window shown above is from Bacillus sp. T3 and carries:
- a CDS encoding cobalt-precorrin-5B (C(1))-methyltransferase translates to MTEVQEKPQQKKLRQGYTTGACATAATKAALIALITNEPQTETTIYLPVGRFATFQIEGCEISANEKVSATVIKDGGDDPDATHGAEIIATVTWTNQPGISLDGGIGVGRVTKEGLPIQVGEAAINPVPRQKIAETAEQVLQEFAIEKGVQIVISVPDGVEIAKKTLNGRLGILGGISILGTRGIVVPFSTSAYKASIVQALNVARASGCEHVVITTGGRSEKYAMQKYPHLPEEAFIEMGDFVGFTLKQCKRVGLKRVSMVGMMGKFSKVAQGVMMVHSKSAEVDFSFLAKIAAEAGAPVEYYEKIIGANTASQVGDMMVAAEIHSFFAKLCEYCCSEALKEVGGGIEVSMTLYTLKGEFLGEAVRSGEINEDDWNRR